The proteins below are encoded in one region of Buttiauxella gaviniae:
- the potF gene encoding spermidine/putrescine ABC transporter substrate-binding protein PotF has protein sequence MFAQRKKLLSGVVAGLLMVVSATTFAAEQKTLHVYNWSDYIAPDTLENFTKETGIKVVYDVFDSNEVLEGKLMAGSTGYDLVVPSSQFLERQAQAGIFQPLDKSKLPNYKNLDPEMLKLVAHNDHDNKYGIPYMMVTTGIGYNVDKVKAALGKDAPVNSWDLILKPENLEKLKSCGVSFLDAPSEVYASVLHYLGKDPNSTDPKDYTGAANDLLLKLRPSIRYFHSSQYINDLANGDICVAIGWSGDILQAANRAKEAKNGVNIAYTIPKEGAMVYFDMFAMTADAKNKDEAYQFLNYLMRPDVVANISNHVYYANANTAATPLLNEEIRNNPGIYPPADVRAKLFTQGVQSPKVDRVITRAWTKVKTGK, from the coding sequence ATGTTCGCCCAACGTAAAAAATTGTTGTCGGGTGTGGTAGCGGGTTTACTGATGGTCGTTTCTGCCACCACGTTTGCTGCTGAACAAAAGACGCTGCACGTATATAACTGGTCTGATTATATTGCTCCCGATACGCTAGAAAACTTCACCAAAGAAACCGGTATTAAAGTGGTGTATGACGTCTTTGACTCCAACGAAGTGTTGGAAGGGAAGTTAATGGCGGGCAGTACCGGCTACGATCTCGTCGTGCCTTCTTCGCAATTCCTTGAGCGTCAGGCTCAGGCGGGTATTTTCCAGCCTCTGGATAAGAGCAAACTGCCAAACTATAAAAACCTCGATCCGGAAATGCTCAAACTGGTCGCGCATAACGACCATGACAATAAATACGGCATTCCCTACATGATGGTAACTACGGGTATTGGCTACAACGTCGATAAAGTCAAAGCGGCTCTGGGTAAAGATGCTCCGGTAAATAGCTGGGATCTTATTCTGAAACCAGAAAATCTCGAGAAACTGAAAAGCTGCGGTGTGTCATTCCTTGATGCGCCAAGCGAAGTCTATGCCAGCGTATTACATTATCTGGGCAAAGATCCTAACAGTACCGATCCTAAAGACTACACCGGTGCGGCCAACGATCTGCTGCTAAAACTGCGCCCGTCGATCCGCTATTTCCATTCCTCTCAGTATATTAACGACCTGGCGAACGGGGATATTTGCGTCGCGATTGGCTGGTCTGGCGATATTCTCCAGGCCGCGAACCGGGCCAAAGAAGCAAAAAATGGCGTGAATATTGCTTATACCATTCCTAAAGAGGGGGCGATGGTTTACTTCGATATGTTCGCTATGACCGCTGATGCGAAAAATAAAGACGAAGCGTATCAGTTCCTGAACTATCTGATGAGACCGGACGTGGTGGCCAATATCAGCAACCACGTTTACTACGCCAATGCGAATACTGCCGCAACGCCGCTGCTGAATGAAGAGATACGCAATAATCCAGGGATTTACCCTCCTGCTGACGTGCGTGCCAAATTGTTCACCCAGGGTGTGCAATCGCCAAAAGTTGACCGTGTGATTACGCGCGCGTGGACTAAAGTTAAAACAGGCAAATAA
- the potG gene encoding putrescine ABC transporter ATP-binding subunit PotG gives MNDATPRPQAKTRKALTPLLEVRNLTKSFDGQHAVDDVNLTIYKGEIFALLGPSGCGKSTLLRMLAGFEQPSAGQIMLDGVDLSHVPPYQRPINMMFQSYALFPHMTVEQNIAFGLKQDKLPKNEITQRVQEMLTLVHMQEYAKRKPHQLSGGQRQRVALARSLAKRPKLLLLDEPMGALDKKLRDRMQLEVVDILERVGATCVMVTHDQEEAMTMAGRIAIMNRGKFEQIGEPEEVYEYPTTRYSAEFIGSVNVFEGLLKERQDDGLVIDSPGLVHPLKVDPDISVVDGVPVYVALRPEKVMLCDEPPADGYNFAVGEVVHIAYLGDLSIYHVRLKSGQMISAQLQNEHRNRRGMPTWGDEIRLCWDAESCVVLTV, from the coding sequence TTGAACGATGCAACTCCTCGTCCGCAAGCGAAAACTCGCAAAGCGCTCACCCCGCTGCTTGAAGTTCGCAATCTCACCAAGTCCTTTGACGGACAACATGCCGTTGATGATGTCAATCTGACCATTTATAAAGGCGAAATTTTTGCGCTACTCGGGCCATCCGGCTGTGGTAAATCCACGCTGTTACGTATGCTTGCCGGGTTTGAACAGCCCAGCGCCGGGCAAATTATGCTTGATGGCGTGGACTTATCACATGTGCCGCCTTACCAGCGCCCAATCAATATGATGTTCCAGTCCTATGCGCTTTTCCCCCATATGACGGTGGAGCAGAACATTGCGTTTGGCCTCAAGCAGGATAAATTGCCGAAAAATGAAATAACGCAGCGCGTACAGGAAATGCTGACCCTGGTGCATATGCAGGAGTACGCCAAACGTAAACCGCATCAGCTTTCGGGTGGGCAGCGTCAGCGTGTTGCCCTGGCCCGAAGCCTGGCAAAACGGCCCAAATTATTGCTGCTCGATGAGCCGATGGGGGCGCTGGATAAAAAGCTGCGCGACCGTATGCAGCTTGAAGTGGTGGATATTCTTGAGCGCGTGGGTGCGACCTGCGTCATGGTAACGCACGATCAGGAAGAGGCGATGACCATGGCGGGGCGCATTGCCATTATGAATCGCGGCAAGTTTGAACAAATCGGTGAGCCGGAAGAAGTTTATGAATACCCGACCACCCGTTACAGCGCAGAATTTATCGGGTCGGTAAATGTTTTCGAAGGCCTGCTGAAAGAGCGCCAGGACGACGGTCTGGTCATTGATAGCCCAGGGCTTGTGCACCCGCTCAAAGTGGATCCTGATATTTCAGTGGTTGACGGGGTGCCGGTGTATGTCGCCTTGCGCCCTGAAAAAGTGATGCTCTGCGACGAACCACCGGCTGACGGATATAACTTTGCAGTCGGGGAAGTCGTGCATATTGCCTATCTTGGCGATCTGTCGATTTACCACGTTCGCCTGAAAAGCGGGCAGATGATCAGCGCTCAGTTGCAAAATGAGCACCGTAATCGCCGAGGTATGCCGACATGGGGCGATGAAATTCGCCTGTGTTGGGATGCAGAAAGTTGTGTGGTTCTGACGGTTTAA
- the potH gene encoding putrescine ABC transporter permease PotH has protein sequence MSTITERPAEPPASGFKMWLARMQMRHGRKLVIALPYLWLVLLFMLPFLIVFKISFAEMARSIPPYTDLITWADDQISVALNLANYLQLTDDPLYAEAYLQSLQMAGVSTLCCLLLGYPLAWAVAHSKSSTRNILLLLVILPSWTSFLIRVYAWMGILKNNGVLNNVLMWLGVIDQPLVILHTNLAVYIGIVYAYLPFMVLPIYTALTRLDYSLVEASLDLGARPLKTFFSVIVPLTKGGIIAGSMLVFIPAVGEFVIPELLGGPDSIMIGRVLWQEFFNNRDWPVASAVAITMLILLIVPIMWFHKYQNKAAEDHS, from the coding sequence ATGAGCACGATAACTGAACGCCCGGCTGAGCCACCGGCAAGCGGTTTTAAAATGTGGCTGGCGCGAATGCAAATGCGGCATGGTCGCAAACTGGTTATTGCGCTGCCTTATCTGTGGTTAGTGTTGCTGTTTATGCTGCCGTTCTTGATTGTCTTCAAGATAAGCTTTGCGGAAATGGCCCGTTCAATTCCGCCTTACACGGATTTGATTACCTGGGCGGATGACCAGATTTCGGTAGCGCTTAATCTGGCGAACTACCTCCAGTTAACCGACGACCCGCTTTATGCCGAAGCCTATTTGCAGTCGCTACAAATGGCTGGGGTGTCGACTCTTTGCTGTTTGCTTCTGGGGTACCCGCTCGCCTGGGCGGTTGCGCACAGCAAATCTTCCACGCGTAATATCCTGCTGTTGCTGGTGATTTTACCGTCGTGGACATCGTTTTTGATCCGCGTTTATGCGTGGATGGGCATTCTCAAAAATAACGGCGTACTCAATAACGTGCTGATGTGGTTGGGCGTTATCGATCAGCCGTTAGTCATCTTGCATACCAATCTCGCGGTTTATATCGGCATTGTATATGCCTATCTGCCCTTTATGGTGTTACCGATTTATACCGCGCTCACCCGGCTCGATTATTCGCTGGTGGAAGCCTCATTAGATTTGGGGGCCCGTCCGCTGAAAACCTTCTTTAGCGTGATCGTGCCGCTCACGAAAGGCGGAATTATTGCCGGATCCATGCTGGTGTTTATTCCAGCGGTAGGCGAGTTTGTGATCCCTGAACTGCTCGGTGGGCCAGACAGCATTATGATCGGTCGCGTTTTGTGGCAGGAGTTCTTTAACAATCGCGATTGGCCGGTTGCGTCAGCGGTGGCGATCACCATGCTTATCTTGCTGATTGTGCCGATCATGTGGTTCCACAAATACCAGAACAAAGCGGCGGAGGACCACTCATGA
- the potI gene encoding putrescine ABC transporter permease PotI, with the protein MNNLPVVRSPWRILILVIGFTFLYAPMLMLVVYSFNSSKLVTVWAGWSTRWYSELFQDSAMMSAVGLSLTIAAAAATAAVILGTIAAVVMVRFGKFRGSTGFAFMLTAPLVMPDVITGLSLLLLFVALGHAIGWPSDRGMLTIWLAHVTFCTAYVSVVISARLRELDHSIEEAAMDLGATPLKVFFVITVPMIAPAIISGWLLAFTLSLDDLVIASFVSGPGATTLPMLVFSNVRMGVNPEINALASIILGVVGVIGLIAWWFMARAEKQRLRDIQRARRS; encoded by the coding sequence ATGAACAATTTACCGGTAGTGCGTTCGCCGTGGCGCATCCTGATTTTGGTGATAGGTTTTACCTTCCTCTACGCGCCCATGCTAATGCTGGTGGTGTACTCATTTAACAGCTCAAAACTGGTGACGGTCTGGGCGGGCTGGTCAACGCGCTGGTATAGCGAATTATTCCAGGACTCCGCGATGATGAGCGCCGTGGGGCTCAGTTTAACCATTGCGGCAGCAGCGGCCACGGCAGCGGTGATTCTCGGGACTATTGCCGCCGTGGTGATGGTGCGTTTCGGTAAGTTCCGTGGTTCAACGGGATTTGCCTTTATGCTTACCGCGCCCTTGGTTATGCCGGATGTCATCACCGGCCTTTCGTTGCTGTTACTTTTTGTGGCGCTAGGGCACGCCATCGGCTGGCCAAGCGACCGCGGTATGCTGACCATCTGGCTTGCGCACGTGACTTTCTGTACCGCGTATGTTTCGGTAGTAATAAGTGCCCGCCTGCGAGAGCTGGACCATTCAATCGAAGAGGCAGCAATGGATTTGGGGGCAACGCCGCTGAAGGTTTTCTTTGTGATAACCGTTCCGATGATTGCGCCGGCCATTATCTCCGGCTGGCTGCTGGCCTTTACCTTATCTCTTGATGATCTGGTGATTGCGAGTTTTGTCTCAGGCCCAGGGGCGACAACCTTGCCGATGCTGGTTTTCTCAAACGTAAGAATGGGTGTGAATCCGGAGATAAACGCGCTGGCGTCGATCATTTTAGGCGTCGTCGGGGTTATTGGTTTGATAGCCTGGTGGTTTATGGCACGCGCAGAAAAGCAACGTTTGCGTGACATCCAGCGTGCAAGGCGTAGCTGA
- a CDS encoding YbjO family protein, giving the protein MVWNTRFAEIFRKRSQTQAKLNAPTVVLVAAIAILTTRMLDLILLFNMLGLRGVLDFVHRSVQTWNLTLIFLGSLIMLCIELRCAFVIMKGRNWGRWVFLATQVIAVTYLWAASLGWGYPELFSIPGESKREIFRSLMTQKLPDLLVLFLLFIPSRSRLFFKLQ; this is encoded by the coding sequence ATCGTATGGAACACGAGGTTTGCGGAAATTTTCAGGAAACGAAGTCAAACACAAGCCAAGCTAAATGCCCCTACCGTCGTGCTGGTGGCGGCTATCGCTATTCTTACTACGCGAATGCTCGATCTCATATTGCTTTTCAATATGCTCGGGCTGCGTGGCGTTTTGGATTTTGTTCACCGCAGTGTGCAAACCTGGAACCTGACGCTGATATTCCTTGGCAGCCTGATTATGCTGTGTATTGAATTGCGTTGTGCCTTTGTCATCATGAAAGGGCGTAACTGGGGGCGATGGGTGTTTCTTGCCACGCAAGTTATCGCCGTGACCTATTTGTGGGCGGCGTCGCTCGGCTGGGGTTATCCGGAGCTTTTCAGTATTCCCGGCGAGTCAAAACGTGAGATTTTCCGTTCATTGATGACACAAAAATTGCCCGATCTCCTGGTACTGTTTCTGCTGTTTATCCCTTCGCGGAGTCGGCTTTTTTTCAAACTTCAATGA